The following coding sequences are from one Heliomicrobium undosum window:
- a CDS encoding gamma-glutamyltransferase family protein produces MNNRHKKLTFDPLHHPYPSRRFTVFGRRGMVAASHPLAAQSGLQALQQGGNAVDAAVAAAACLTVVEPTSNGIGGDAFALVWHQGKLYGLNASGPSPKRISLDTVLREGCGEMPAYGWTPVNVPGAPAAWAELAHRFGRLPLTLSLAPAIAYAEEGHPVAPVVGRYWQAAFREYAQNLRGEAFRPWFDTFAPKGRAPATGEIWRSPDHARTLQSIAESGAASFYRGDLTEKIDAFSRQTGGFLRGDDLERYRPEWVDPIRIDYKGYQVWEIPPNGHGIVALMALNILKGFDFTERESEAAYHHSIEALKLAFADGKRYIADPRRMTVSVEDLLSDAYAEERRRQIGPKALTPSPGMPHSGGTVYLAAADGEGTMVSYIQSNYMGFGSGLVVPGTGIALHNRGRNFSLDPAHPNCLEPEKKPYHTIIPGFLSKGDQAVGPFGVMGAFMQPQGHVQVVLNTVDFGLNPQAALDAPRWQWTEGKRVELEPAVPEAIREALARRGHHVSTSADPASFGRGQIIWRDESGVLAGGTEPRADGMIAVW; encoded by the coding sequence ATGAACAACCGGCACAAGAAACTGACCTTTGACCCTCTCCATCACCCCTACCCCTCCCGGCGGTTCACCGTCTTCGGCCGCCGGGGCATGGTCGCCGCCTCTCACCCTCTGGCTGCCCAGAGCGGACTGCAGGCGCTGCAACAGGGCGGCAACGCCGTCGACGCCGCTGTGGCTGCCGCCGCTTGCCTGACCGTGGTGGAACCCACCTCAAACGGCATCGGCGGCGATGCCTTCGCCCTCGTCTGGCATCAGGGCAAACTCTACGGCTTAAACGCCAGCGGACCGTCACCGAAGCGGATCTCCCTCGACACTGTCCTTCGCGAAGGCTGTGGTGAGATGCCCGCCTACGGCTGGACACCCGTCAACGTGCCCGGCGCTCCGGCCGCCTGGGCGGAGCTGGCCCACCGCTTCGGCCGGCTGCCTCTCACGTTATCGCTGGCCCCGGCCATCGCCTATGCGGAAGAAGGGCATCCGGTAGCGCCGGTGGTGGGCCGCTACTGGCAGGCCGCCTTCCGGGAATACGCCCAAAACCTGCGGGGTGAAGCCTTCCGCCCCTGGTTCGATACCTTCGCGCCGAAGGGACGGGCTCCCGCCACCGGCGAGATCTGGCGCTCGCCCGACCACGCCCGCACGCTGCAGTCCATCGCCGAGAGCGGCGCCGCCTCCTTCTACCGGGGCGACCTGACCGAAAAGATCGACGCCTTTTCCCGGCAGACAGGCGGCTTCTTGCGCGGCGACGACCTGGAACGCTACCGGCCCGAGTGGGTCGATCCGATCCGCATCGACTACAAGGGTTATCAGGTCTGGGAGATCCCGCCGAACGGCCACGGCATCGTCGCCCTGATGGCCCTCAACATCCTCAAAGGATTTGACTTCACCGAACGAGAGTCGGAAGCGGCCTACCACCATTCCATCGAGGCGCTCAAGCTGGCTTTTGCCGACGGAAAACGCTACATCGCCGATCCGCGCCGGATGACCGTCTCTGTCGAAGACCTGCTCTCTGATGCTTACGCCGAGGAGCGGCGGCGGCAGATCGGCCCGAAGGCGCTGACACCGTCGCCTGGGATGCCCCACAGCGGCGGCACTGTCTACCTGGCCGCCGCCGACGGCGAGGGGACAATGGTCTCCTACATCCAGAGCAACTACATGGGCTTCGGCTCCGGTCTCGTCGTCCCCGGCACGGGGATCGCGCTGCACAACCGGGGACGCAACTTTTCCCTCGACCCTGCCCATCCCAACTGCCTGGAACCAGAAAAAAAGCCCTACCACACGATCATCCCCGGCTTTCTCAGCAAGGGCGATCAGGCGGTAGGACCCTTCGGGGTCATGGGCGCGTTCATGCAGCCCCAAGGCCACGTGCAGGTCGTGCTGAACACAGTCGACTTCGGGCTCAACCCGCAGGCGGCTCTCGACGCGCCGCGCTGGCAGTGGACAGAAGGAAAGCGCGTCGAGTTAGAGCCCGCCGTCCCGGAAGCGATCCGGGAGGCGCTGGCCCGGCGGGGTCATCACGTCTCGACATCGGCTGACCCGGCTTCCTTCGGGCGCGGCCAGATCATCTGGCGCGACGAGTCAGGGGTCCTCGCCGGCGGGACAGAGCCGCGGGCCGACGGCATGATCGCAGTATGGTAG
- a CDS encoding TIGR00341 family protein, with product MFNGLIDKLPQEKMQAIYDANTRAARADGFFYLMVCLSGTVATLGLLTNSAAVIIGAMLLAPLMNPIVAGALAMTIGDTQMLRRSAVAELSGVILAVVLSTFITLISPTRELTPEILARTQPTLFDLLIAFASGAAGAYTLAYRPESSALPGVAIATALMPPLCVVGIGFASYDYSVVWGGFLLFLANLIAINLASFIVFRLAGFTTHYGNDESFDLSVRQRLLMSAALFVLISLPLVSIMLKVIDHNNLDKLVRESLTENLQIVPRSELVSYKAERNTDGVTVSAVVRTPGTFKPEQIRDMENVLEYTLKAPVEVHLQTVRVAEVTRHRLFDVEHPLPGTGSGAVPAEAASGGASDSPAEGADTPALSPSASTQTVKLNNPEKLIEDILVEKSRVSPGFLWQTFSFSYDREKAAYDVRLLMQPQAEWTGDLPPLLAELMEERLKRKVNLTVEKPKAPEAAAPGTPGEEPAAAKSAG from the coding sequence TTGTTCAACGGATTGATCGACAAACTCCCCCAGGAGAAGATGCAGGCGATCTACGACGCCAACACCCGAGCCGCACGAGCCGACGGCTTTTTCTACCTGATGGTCTGCCTCTCTGGAACCGTTGCTACCCTGGGCTTGCTCACCAACAGCGCCGCCGTTATCATCGGCGCCATGCTCCTGGCGCCGCTCATGAACCCCATCGTCGCCGGCGCGCTGGCCATGACGATCGGCGACACGCAGATGCTCCGCCGTTCCGCCGTAGCCGAACTGAGCGGCGTCATCCTGGCCGTCGTACTCTCCACCTTCATCACCCTCATCTCGCCGACGCGGGAATTGACACCGGAAATCCTCGCCCGCACCCAGCCGACCCTCTTTGACCTGCTCATCGCCTTCGCCTCCGGCGCAGCCGGCGCCTACACCCTCGCCTACCGCCCTGAATCGTCGGCCCTGCCTGGCGTGGCCATCGCTACGGCCCTCATGCCGCCCCTCTGCGTCGTCGGCATCGGTTTCGCCTCCTACGATTACAGCGTCGTCTGGGGCGGATTCCTGCTCTTTTTGGCCAACTTGATCGCCATCAACCTCGCCAGTTTCATCGTCTTCCGCCTGGCCGGTTTCACCACCCATTATGGCAACGACGAGTCCTTCGACCTGTCTGTGCGCCAGCGGCTGTTAATGTCGGCTGCCCTCTTCGTACTCATCTCTCTTCCCTTGGTAAGCATCATGCTAAAGGTGATCGACCACAACAATCTGGACAAGCTCGTGCGGGAATCGCTGACTGAAAACCTGCAGATTGTACCCAGGAGCGAACTCGTATCCTACAAAGCGGAGCGAAACACGGACGGTGTGACCGTCTCCGCCGTTGTGCGCACGCCGGGCACATTCAAGCCAGAACAAATCCGGGATATGGAAAACGTGCTGGAGTACACATTAAAAGCGCCTGTGGAAGTCCATTTGCAGACGGTCCGCGTCGCCGAGGTCACCCGCCACCGCCTGTTCGATGTCGAACACCCGCTTCCCGGAACGGGTTCCGGCGCTGTGCCCGCTGAAGCGGCTTCAGGGGGGGCGTCGGATAGTCCGGCAGAGGGAGCGGACACCCCGGCCTTATCCCCGTCGGCATCGACCCAGACTGTAAAGCTGAACAACCCGGAAAAATTGATCGAAGACATCCTGGTGGAAAAAAGCAGGGTGTCCCCCGGTTTCCTCTGGCAGACCTTCTCCTTTTCCTACGACCGGGAGAAAGCTGCCTATGACGTTCGCCTGCTCATGCAACCCCAAGCCGAATGGACAGGCGATCTGCCACCGCTGTTGGCCGAACTGATGGAGGAGCGGCTGAAGCGCAAAGTCAACCTCACCGTCGAAAAGCCCAAGGCGCCCGAAGCGGCTGCGCCAGGCACGCCGGGAGAGGAACCGGCTGCAGCAAAAAGCGCCGGTTGA
- a CDS encoding fumarylacetoacetate hydrolase family protein, which translates to MDVRNIYCVGWNYRLHAQELQNEVPEAPILFTKPTHALVEMQGQTVLLPGERGSVHYEAELVLLIDRAYEPGMSVNDLVRQMALGLDMTLRDKQNDIKRRGQPWLECKGFRNGALISRAIPFPGLKRLGERDFRLLKNGVEVQRGNAAQMVFSPQLLVDYCGNRFGLGAGDILYTGTPVGVGPVMSGDHLALFWGDDLLGECTVQLEGV; encoded by the coding sequence ATGGATGTCCGCAATATCTACTGTGTCGGCTGGAACTACCGCCTGCACGCCCAGGAGTTGCAGAACGAAGTGCCCGAGGCGCCCATCCTTTTCACCAAGCCGACCCATGCCCTCGTCGAGATGCAGGGGCAAACGGTGCTGCTGCCGGGGGAGCGGGGATCTGTCCATTATGAGGCCGAACTGGTGTTGCTGATCGATCGCGCCTACGAGCCGGGGATGTCGGTGAACGATCTGGTCCGGCAGATGGCGCTGGGGTTGGACATGACCCTCCGAGACAAGCAAAACGACATCAAGCGCAGGGGGCAGCCCTGGCTGGAGTGCAAGGGCTTTCGGAATGGTGCGCTCATAAGCCGGGCCATCCCCTTTCCCGGCCTGAAGCGACTGGGGGAACGCGATTTTCGGTTGTTGAAAAACGGGGTGGAAGTCCAGCGGGGGAATGCCGCCCAGATGGTCTTTTCCCCGCAGTTGCTGGTTGACTACTGCGGCAACCGCTTTGGGTTGGGAGCGGGGGATATCCTCTACACCGGCACGCCTGTCGGCGTCGGTCCCGTGATGAGCGGCGATCATTTGGCCCTGTTCTGGGGAGATGACTTGTTAGGGGAATGCACGGTTCAACTCGAAGGGGTGTAG
- a CDS encoding S-layer homology domain-containing protein, which produces MKKMITPLLTMLLTLSLSLSPSLPLFPPASASTPAPADPLSRYMVKDIDGHWAEYYLMDFVLADVLTGSIDKDGATMMRPEDNITRAELVTLFVRALGLQSNGGGESFSDVPAGQYYTDAVRITSALGLVNGVGTGKFEPNRKIRREEIATLVVRAFEGGIPFDKQAQPFSDVTDGFFKPYIDKASGAGLINGVGDNRFMPKGLAKRAEAMALLWNALRVEADAPPTDQTLTDLVLTSERAALSALKSRDFDAFAQSIEKHSTGFQKELRNLLMDGMAQMIAEGDSIDVIDRSAPVARVITKSNRFAVIELDEDYELVTVTDGVETRETKQTTTTVLLKKMPGGSTWKIYASA; this is translated from the coding sequence ATGAAAAAAATGATTACTCCCTTGCTCACCATGCTTCTCACCCTTTCCCTGTCCCTGTCGCCGTCCCTTCCCCTGTTTCCCCCCGCCTCGGCCAGCACGCCCGCACCGGCGGATCCCCTATCCCGGTACATGGTGAAGGACATCGACGGTCACTGGGCCGAGTATTACCTGATGGATTTTGTGTTGGCCGATGTGCTGACCGGCTCTATCGACAAGGATGGCGCGACGATGATGCGCCCCGAAGATAACATCACCCGGGCAGAACTCGTCACCCTGTTCGTCCGCGCTCTCGGTTTGCAGAGCAACGGCGGCGGCGAGTCTTTCTCCGATGTCCCGGCCGGCCAGTATTACACCGACGCCGTCCGCATCACCAGCGCCCTTGGCCTGGTCAACGGCGTCGGCACTGGGAAGTTTGAACCGAATCGCAAGATCCGGCGCGAGGAGATCGCCACCCTGGTGGTGCGCGCTTTTGAAGGCGGCATCCCCTTCGACAAGCAGGCCCAGCCATTTTCCGACGTGACGGACGGCTTTTTTAAGCCCTACATCGACAAGGCAAGCGGCGCCGGCCTGATCAACGGTGTGGGCGACAACCGCTTCATGCCGAAAGGCTTGGCCAAGCGCGCCGAAGCGATGGCCCTGCTTTGGAACGCCCTCCGTGTCGAAGCGGACGCGCCACCCACAGACCAGACCTTGACCGACCTCGTGCTCACGAGCGAGCGCGCCGCCTTGTCGGCGTTGAAGTCCCGCGATTTTGATGCTTTCGCCCAGAGCATAGAGAAACACAGCACGGGATTTCAAAAGGAGTTGCGCAACCTGCTCATGGACGGCATGGCGCAGATGATCGCCGAAGGCGACAGCATCGATGTGATCGACCGCAGCGCGCCGGTGGCCCGCGTCATTACCAAATCGAACCGGTTTGCCGTGATTGAACTGGATGAGGATTACGAATTGGTGACGGTAACCGATGGAGTGGAAACACGTGAGACCAAACAGACGACAACGACAGTGCTCCTGAAGAAGATGCCCGGCGGATCGACCTGGAAGATTTACGCTTCCGCTTAA
- the malQ gene encoding 4-alpha-glucanotransferase, whose product MQERVSGVLLHPTSLPGPHGVGDLGADAYRFVDFLSRARQRLWQVLPLGPTGRGHSPYSCQSAFAGNPLMISLEKLREDGLLTGTEVEEVDRSNPFRANFSWAYWYKGSRLRLAFERFRALPERSPLKTEHGRFCHQHGRWLDPFAQFMALKNRFGDISWLDWDPEFACPDELGWASTMHSFSDEASYQKFVQFIFFRQWYALKAYANERGIGIVGDIPIYVSLDSADAWGERAIFALDEKGFPKEVGGVPPDYFSETGQLWGNPVYNWDYLKSTGYQWWIERFRHNLSLADIIRVDHFRGFEAYWSVPYGEPTAVRGQWRKGPAEALFFAVEKALGPIPIIAEDLGMITPEVTALRERFCFPGMKIMHFSFSGQDGFNGLFYDHDKNYVIYPGNHDNDTTLSWFLTLQPWERDQLLAYFRCDGRDIVWEMIRFAMASNYNTAIFAMQDLLNLGVEARMNLPGTINDKNWTWRFSWSQIDETLMEKLSCMTVLYRRGSTKAGMKISL is encoded by the coding sequence TTGCAGGAACGCGTCAGCGGGGTGCTTCTGCACCCCACCTCGTTGCCTGGTCCACACGGTGTCGGCGATCTTGGCGCCGACGCCTACCGGTTTGTCGACTTTTTATCCCGCGCCCGGCAGCGGTTGTGGCAGGTGCTCCCCCTGGGGCCGACGGGGCGTGGGCACAGTCCCTACTCTTGCCAATCGGCTTTTGCCGGCAATCCGCTCATGATCAGCTTGGAGAAGCTGCGGGAGGATGGGTTGCTCACAGGCACCGAGGTGGAAGAGGTGGACCGCTCGAACCCTTTCCGGGCCAATTTTTCCTGGGCTTACTGGTACAAGGGCTCCCGGCTGCGCCTCGCCTTTGAGCGCTTCCGCGCCTTGCCGGAACGGTCGCCCCTCAAAACGGAGCATGGGCGTTTTTGTCACCAGCACGGTCGCTGGCTGGACCCCTTCGCTCAATTCATGGCCTTAAAGAACCGTTTCGGCGATATCAGTTGGTTGGATTGGGATCCCGAGTTCGCCTGCCCCGACGAATTGGGATGGGCGAGCACGATGCATTCCTTTTCCGATGAAGCCAGCTACCAAAAGTTTGTCCAGTTCATCTTTTTCCGCCAGTGGTACGCCCTCAAGGCCTATGCCAACGAACGGGGCATCGGGATTGTCGGCGATATCCCCATCTACGTCTCCCTGGACAGCGCCGACGCCTGGGGCGAACGGGCCATCTTCGCCCTCGATGAGAAAGGCTTCCCCAAAGAGGTCGGCGGCGTGCCCCCTGACTACTTCAGCGAGACGGGCCAACTGTGGGGGAACCCGGTCTACAACTGGGATTACCTGAAATCAACGGGCTATCAATGGTGGATCGAGCGGTTCCGCCACAATCTCTCCCTGGCTGATATCATCCGCGTCGATCACTTCCGCGGCTTTGAAGCGTACTGGTCCGTTCCCTACGGTGAACCGACGGCAGTCCGCGGCCAATGGCGCAAAGGGCCTGCCGAGGCGCTGTTCTTCGCTGTCGAAAAGGCGCTCGGACCGATCCCGATCATCGCCGAGGACTTAGGCATGATCACGCCGGAGGTTACGGCGCTCCGGGAACGCTTCTGCTTTCCGGGCATGAAGATCATGCACTTTTCCTTCAGCGGTCAAGATGGTTTCAACGGGCTCTTTTACGACCATGATAAAAACTATGTCATCTACCCGGGAAATCACGACAACGATACGACACTCAGCTGGTTTTTGACGCTCCAGCCCTGGGAAAGAGATCAACTGCTTGCCTACTTCCGCTGCGACGGCCGGGACATCGTCTGGGAGATGATCCGCTTTGCCATGGCTTCGAATTACAACACGGCGATTTTCGCCATGCAGGACCTGCTGAACCTCGGCGTCGAGGCGCGGATGAACCTGCCGGGAACGATCAACGACAAGAACTGGACATGGCGCTTCTCCTGGAGCCAGATCGATGAGACGCTGATGGAAAAACTCTCCTGCATGACCGTCCTCTACCGGCGCGGTTCGACGAAGGCAGGGATGAAGATCTCGTTGTAA
- the abc-f gene encoding ribosomal protection-like ABC-F family protein gives MLAAELCNLKKYFGDRLILAIDELKIYRGDRIGVVGRNGAGKSTFLRILEGRLLPEEGLVKGYAETAVIEQMGNGEMAGYGGCHGGCDGGCDGSEETLREPDLSERLLRTSEQADKEKRFQVRTGDPDLLSGGEVTRRKIAVALGRPSGILLADEPTANLDMAGTQLLQAHLLEYDGAVLLVSHDRELLDQVCNRILEIENGCVRLFDGNYTDYRKQKQAEAVRRQAEYEAYVQERERLEAAMREKSRQAKAMRSTPSRMGNSEARLHKRGVNSKRAKLDRGAQAIESRLERLEKKEKPEAAPGIVFDRPGEGALPGKIAIRVENLTKRFGERLLFQGANFEVARGRKIALAGDNGSGKTTLLKMILARETGVTIHPAARIGFFDQKLERLREDRTVLETLRALSDRPESFVRTLLARLNFRRDDAHKQVAMLSGGERVKLSLAMTLVQDFNVLLLDEPTNYLDIDALEALESLLREYPGTILFVSHDRRLVDRVADQVLWIEGGRVTACQPSRTTQPSQSPRSQRSSQPSQTAQPFQPVDPSPYGKAKRTETDISGERLRLECRMADLLGRLSMPRRKGDEQVRAQWEAEYRDIVAQSARLRKEKSFNS, from the coding sequence ATGCTCGCAGCAGAGCTTTGTAACCTAAAGAAATATTTTGGGGATCGTTTGATCCTGGCTATTGATGAATTGAAGATCTACCGGGGCGACCGGATCGGCGTCGTCGGCCGCAACGGGGCGGGGAAGAGCACCTTCCTCCGGATTCTCGAAGGGCGGCTGCTTCCCGAAGAGGGCCTGGTCAAAGGGTATGCCGAAACGGCGGTTATCGAACAAATGGGAAACGGTGAGATGGCTGGCTACGGTGGTTGCCATGGTGGCTGCGATGGTGGCTGCGACGGTTCCGAAGAGACTTTGCGAGAACCGGATTTGTCCGAACGCCTCCTTCGCACTTCCGAGCAGGCCGATAAAGAAAAGCGTTTTCAAGTCCGGACAGGCGATCCGGACTTATTGAGCGGCGGCGAGGTCACCCGACGCAAGATCGCCGTCGCCCTTGGTCGCCCATCAGGGATCCTGCTGGCCGATGAGCCGACGGCCAACCTCGATATGGCGGGCACGCAGTTGTTGCAGGCGCACCTGCTCGAATATGACGGGGCAGTCCTGCTCGTCTCCCATGACCGGGAACTGCTCGATCAGGTGTGTAACCGCATCCTTGAGATCGAGAACGGCTGCGTCCGCCTCTTTGACGGCAACTACACGGACTACCGCAAGCAAAAACAGGCCGAGGCGGTCCGCCGGCAGGCTGAGTACGAGGCGTATGTACAGGAACGGGAGCGCCTGGAGGCGGCCATGCGGGAAAAGTCACGGCAGGCCAAGGCGATGCGGTCGACGCCGTCTCGCATGGGCAATTCGGAAGCCCGCTTGCACAAGCGCGGCGTTAACAGCAAGCGGGCCAAGCTCGACCGGGGCGCCCAGGCCATCGAGTCCCGCCTTGAGCGGCTGGAGAAGAAGGAGAAGCCCGAGGCGGCGCCAGGCATCGTCTTCGATCGGCCGGGAGAAGGGGCGCTGCCCGGCAAAATCGCCATCCGCGTCGAGAACCTGACCAAGCGCTTCGGCGAGCGGCTGCTCTTTCAGGGCGCAAATTTCGAGGTAGCGAGGGGTCGCAAGATCGCGCTGGCCGGCGACAACGGATCGGGGAAGACCACCTTGCTCAAGATGATCCTGGCAAGGGAAACGGGGGTCACCATCCATCCGGCAGCCCGTATCGGCTTTTTTGACCAAAAACTGGAACGGCTCCGTGAGGACCGGACGGTGCTGGAGACGCTGCGAGCCCTTTCTGATCGGCCTGAGTCCTTCGTGCGCACCCTGCTGGCGCGGCTGAACTTCCGGCGCGATGATGCGCACAAGCAGGTGGCCATGCTCAGCGGCGGGGAACGGGTGAAACTGTCGCTGGCGATGACGCTGGTTCAGGATTTCAACGTCCTGCTCCTTGACGAGCCGACGAACTACCTCGACATCGACGCCCTGGAAGCGCTGGAATCGCTGCTCAGGGAGTACCCGGGGACGATCCTCTTTGTATCTCACGACCGCAGGCTCGTCGACCGAGTGGCAGATCAAGTCCTCTGGATCGAGGGGGGCCGGGTCACGGCGTGTCAGCCGTCGCGGACGACGCAGCCGTCCCAGTCGCCGCGGTCGCAGCGGTCGTCACAACCGTCACAGACAGCACAGCCGTTTCAACCGGTGGACCCGTCGCCGTACGGCAAGGCAAAACGGACTGAAACCGATATCTCGGGTGAGCGGCTGCGGCTGGAATGCCGCATGGCCGATCTGCTGGGGCGCTTGTCCATGCCCCGGCGCAAAGGCGATGAACAGGTACGGGCGCAGTGGGAGGCTGAATACCGGGACATCGTGGCCCAATCGGCGCGATTGCGGAAGGAAAAATCGTTCAATTCATAG
- a CDS encoding exo-beta-N-acetylmuramidase NamZ domain-containing protein, with amino-acid sequence MQKRWLLFCAILLGLSAILISPLPPFPVVPPAEAAAVTLGNERLMSTYHSLIAGKRVGLVTNQTGLNSRGERTLEVLARDQSTKLVALFGPEHGVDGIAKAGEHVASYQHPTLNIPVYSLYGPTRMPTEEMLRNLDVLLFDIQDIGARSYTYMSTLNYCMVAAQKYNKAIIVLDRPNPVGGVIADGPVLEDPYKTFVGVDNLPMSHGMTAGELALYFNRNIGAKLTVVPMAGWHRNMVFQDTGLPWVNTSPAIVDLDAAFGYMATGLGEGTGVFQSNFKWIGAKGIDADKYAELLNGAGLPGVTFVADRRGTAGGVRLQITDYHAFNPAKTGIYALAYAHSLNRFPVPKSGDKVVMFDKIMGTDKVGIWLEAGLSPQEMEDNYRPALEAFREERKRYLIYGDRLDSPPGLIEPIRVVVDGREVPFDSAPYLDRNDRVMVPLRAIVEALGASVTWNGATGTITVEKAGNRSLFTVGSPSAVIQGEKKRLDAAPVILGARTMIPARYVTEAVGGAVEWDGARRTVIVRAKP; translated from the coding sequence ATGCAAAAACGGTGGTTGCTTTTCTGTGCCATTTTGCTCGGGCTCAGCGCCATTTTGATTTCCCCCTTACCGCCCTTCCCGGTCGTGCCGCCGGCTGAGGCCGCAGCGGTCACCCTGGGCAACGAACGCCTGATGAGTACATACCATAGCCTCATCGCCGGCAAGCGCGTCGGCCTCGTCACCAACCAGACGGGCCTCAACAGCCGCGGTGAACGCACCCTCGAAGTGCTGGCCCGGGATCAGTCGACGAAGCTTGTGGCCCTTTTCGGTCCCGAACATGGCGTCGACGGGATAGCCAAGGCAGGCGAGCATGTGGCTTCCTACCAGCACCCCACCTTGAACATCCCCGTCTACAGCCTCTACGGGCCGACGCGGATGCCCACCGAAGAGATGCTCCGCAATCTCGACGTGCTGCTCTTCGATATCCAGGATATCGGCGCCCGTTCCTATACATACATGTCGACCTTGAACTACTGCATGGTGGCCGCCCAGAAATACAACAAAGCGATCATTGTTCTCGACCGGCCCAACCCTGTGGGCGGCGTCATCGCCGACGGTCCGGTGCTGGAGGATCCCTATAAAACCTTTGTCGGCGTAGATAACCTGCCGATGTCTCACGGCATGACTGCCGGTGAACTGGCCCTCTATTTCAACCGCAACATCGGCGCCAAGCTCACCGTCGTGCCGATGGCCGGCTGGCATCGCAACATGGTCTTCCAGGATACGGGTCTGCCTTGGGTAAACACGTCACCCGCCATCGTCGATCTCGACGCCGCCTTCGGTTATATGGCCACCGGTCTCGGCGAAGGCACCGGCGTCTTCCAATCGAACTTCAAGTGGATCGGCGCCAAGGGCATCGACGCCGACAAGTATGCGGAACTGCTCAACGGGGCTGGCCTCCCCGGCGTCACCTTTGTCGCCGACCGGCGCGGAACAGCCGGCGGGGTGCGACTTCAGATCACTGATTACCATGCCTTCAACCCGGCCAAGACAGGCATCTACGCATTGGCCTACGCCCATTCCCTCAACCGCTTCCCCGTGCCAAAAAGCGGTGACAAGGTGGTCATGTTTGACAAGATCATGGGCACCGACAAAGTGGGCATCTGGCTGGAGGCCGGCCTGTCGCCGCAGGAGATGGAGGACAACTACCGGCCGGCTCTAGAGGCCTTTCGAGAAGAACGAAAGCGTTACCTGATCTATGGCGACCGGCTTGATTCGCCGCCGGGATTGATCGAACCGATCCGGGTGGTCGTCGACGGGCGTGAGGTTCCCTTTGATTCGGCTCCCTATCTGGACCGCAATGACCGGGTTATGGTCCCCTTGCGGGCCATCGTGGAGGCGCTTGGCGCTTCGGTCACCTGGAACGGCGCCACCGGGACGATCACCGTTGAGAAGGCGGGGAATAGGAGCCTCTTTACCGTCGGGAGCCCTTCCGCCGTAATCCAGGGTGAGAAAAAGCGTCTTGACGCCGCCCCTGTCATCCTAGGCGCTCGAACGATGATCCCCGCCCGCTATGTGACCGAGGCCGTCGGCGGCGCCGTCGAGTGGGACGGCGCGAGACGGACGGTGATTGTACGGGCGAAGCCGTAG
- a CDS encoding DUF1540 domain-containing protein, with amino-acid sequence MPQQHIHCIVSNCHYYAAGNKCVANEILVASDKFGANQPDNVDANMSAQLTAVSVNDCMSTCCKSFVPKDSGKVDVDGIKKMQ; translated from the coding sequence ATGCCGCAACAGCACATCCATTGCATCGTCAGCAACTGCCATTACTATGCTGCCGGGAACAAGTGTGTCGCCAATGAGATTCTCGTCGCCAGCGACAAGTTCGGCGCCAACCAGCCCGACAACGTGGACGCCAACATGTCGGCCCAACTGACCGCCGTCTCTGTCAATGACTGCATGTCCACTTGCTGCAAGTCCTTCGTGCCCAAGGACTCCGGCAAGGTGGACGTCGACGGAATCAAGAAGATGCAGTAA